AGGATTGGGCTTAGAAAATCCATTAGGGCAAATTATTTTAGTGGACAAAAAGCCCCTTGAAATCATTGGGATAGCGAAACAAAATAATATGCAACAATCCACAAACCTAAACCTATGGACACCTTATACTACCCTAATGCAACGCATTTCAGGGGAGAAAAAAATTGATTCGATTACCGTGAAAATCAAAGCAGAGATTGAAAGCCAAACGGCTGAAAAAAGCTTAACTGAGCTCTTAACTGCGCGTCATGGTAAGAAAGATTTCTTCGTTATGAATACCGATACCATTAAACAGACGATTGAAAGCACCACTAACACAATGACACTGCTTATCTCATCGATTGCTTTAATTTCATTGGTTGTCGGCGGTATTGGTGTGATGAATATTATGCTGGTTTCCGTGACTGAAAGAACCAAAGAAATCGGTGTCCGAATGGCGATTGGTGCAAAACAAGGGAATATTCTCCAACAATTTTTGATCGAAGCGATCTTAATCTGTCTATTAGGCGGAATTATTGGTATCCTGCTTGCTACCGCCATTATTTTAAGTTTTAACTATTGGGGATCGGACTTCAAAATGGTGCTTTCTACTTCTTCTGTTGTCGTTGCCGTACTCTGCTCTACCTTGATTGGTGTCATTTTTGGCTATATCCCAGCAAGGAACGCATCTCGCTTAAACCCAATTACTGCATTGGCACAGGAATAACAAGCGGTCAGATTAGTGAAATAAATAACAAAGGATAAAAAATGCTTACAAATATACAACTTGAACAAATTCTCGATGAAAAACTTAACAGTAAAGCGATCGCAGATTATGCGCCCAATGGCTTACAGGTTGAAGGTCGCCGTGAAATTCGCAAAATTATCACAGGTGTCACTGCTAGTTTACCCTTAGTTGAACAGGCTATTGCGAAAAAAGCCGATGCAATCCTTGTTCATCACGGCTATTTTTGGAAAAGCGAAAACCCTTGTATTCGTGGTATGAAAGGCAAACGGATTAAACAACTGCTCGTCAACGACATCAATCTATTTGGCTATCATCTTCCCCTTGATATACACACTGAGTTAGGCAATAACGCTCAATTAGCAAAGCATATTGGGGTTAAACACTTACAAGGCTTGGAAGATAAGGTGCTTTCTATTCCTGTCTATGGCGAATTAGACGAAGCCATTTCTGCACAAGAGTTAGCGAACAGACTAGAGAAAGCCCTTAATCGTAAACCGATTTTATGTGACGAATTTATTGCAGATTTTCCACAAAAATTAATTAAGACTGTGGCTATCTGTACTGGCGGTGGACAAGGTTATATTGACTTAGCAGCAAGTAAACAGATTGATGCCTTTATTAGCGGCGAGATTTCAGAGCAAACTACCCATTCAGCAAGAGAACAAGGGATTTACTATTTTTCTTGTGGACACCACGCCACCGAAAGAGACGGCGTGAAAGCCTTAGGTGAATGGCTGGCAAAAGAGTACGGATTAGATGTCGAATTTATTGATATTGATAATCCAGCATAATAACGTAAAAAGGCTCAGAGATTTCTGAGCCTTTTAAGCATAATTATTTGGCTAATTTAATTTCAGATACCCATTTATCAATTAAACGTTTACCTTCTTCACTTGAACCAAAACGGTTGTAATCTACTTCAACTAATTTAATATTCTCTAATTTTGGCGATAATGGAGAAATTTCAGCATTAACATTAGTTGGCGTTTGATATACACCATGATCGCGCCAAGGAATTTCTTGAACCTCTTTAGAAAGTACCCAATCCATAAATAATTTAGCATTTTCTAAATTACGAGCGCCTTTAATCACACTGACACCGCCTAAAGCATATCCAGCACCATCTTCAGGTAAGACATAATC
Above is a genomic segment from Actinobacillus indolicus containing:
- a CDS encoding Nif3-like dinuclear metal center hexameric protein, whose amino-acid sequence is MLTNIQLEQILDEKLNSKAIADYAPNGLQVEGRREIRKIITGVTASLPLVEQAIAKKADAILVHHGYFWKSENPCIRGMKGKRIKQLLVNDINLFGYHLPLDIHTELGNNAQLAKHIGVKHLQGLEDKVLSIPVYGELDEAISAQELANRLEKALNRKPILCDEFIADFPQKLIKTVAICTGGGQGYIDLAASKQIDAFISGEISEQTTHSAREQGIYYFSCGHHATERDGVKALGEWLAKEYGLDVEFIDIDNPA